Proteins encoded together in one Thermococcus gammatolerans EJ3 window:
- a CDS encoding 4Fe-4S dicluster domain-containing protein, translated as MERKYLYLDYLTCIGCETCETVCAFIHDGSPNIRIYVTENKQYVPINCKHCDDAPCLRVCPTHAIYRDEDGAVRIHEDKCIGCLACLQVCPYGVPFYSLKVKAITKCDMCAERREEGLEPACALMCPAEAIQYGPLEMVLELVKERRAKNIPEHQRELSDEELKKSIVSGYSVL; from the coding sequence ATGGAGAGGAAGTACCTCTACCTCGACTACCTCACCTGCATCGGCTGTGAGACCTGCGAAACCGTCTGCGCCTTCATACACGACGGGAGCCCTAACATCAGGATTTACGTCACCGAAAACAAGCAGTACGTCCCAATAAACTGCAAGCACTGCGACGATGCGCCCTGCTTGAGGGTGTGCCCCACCCACGCGATATACCGTGACGAGGACGGTGCAGTTAGAATCCACGAGGACAAGTGCATCGGCTGTCTCGCCTGCCTCCAGGTGTGCCCTTACGGCGTTCCCTTCTACAGCCTCAAGGTGAAGGCGATAACCAAGTGCGACATGTGCGCCGAGAGGCGCGAGGAAGGGCTCGAACCGGCCTGCGCCCTCATGTGCCCCGCAGAGGCTATTCAGTACGGTCCGCTCGAGATGGTTCTCGAACTCGTCAAGGAGAGGCGCGCCAAGAACATCCCCGAGCACCAGAGAGAGCTCAGTGACGAGGAGCTGAAGAAGAGCATCGTTTCGGGCTACTCGGTTCTCTGA
- a CDS encoding ADP-specific glucokinase has protein sequence MWDRLYASAFERVRANMGKVNGVLLAYNTNIDAINYLERRDLEERIERAGMEEVLRYSEELPERITSVPQLLGSILWSIRRGKAAELFVESCTVRFYMRQWGWDELRMGGQVGIMANLLGGVYGVPVIAHVPQLSHLQAGLFKDGPIYVPKVENDELRLVHPRDFGGDEESCIHYIYEFPRGFRVFNFEAPRENRFIGAADDYNTNLYIRPEFRERFDEIVEKAELAIISGLQALTKDNYRKPFETVREHLKVLNERGIPAHLEFAFTPDETVRKAILDLLPAFWSVGLNEVELASIMEVMGEKRLAEKLLASDPVDPIAVTEAMLKLAEKTGVKRIHFHTYGYYLALTDYRGEFVRDALLFAALAAAAKAKLGDVPSIGEVVRAMDVPVNERAKPVEEALAREYGMRNGIAEVNGYQLAFIPTKIVAKPKSTVGIGDTISSSAFIGEFALRS, from the coding sequence ATGTGGGACAGGCTTTACGCTTCTGCCTTTGAGAGGGTTAGGGCCAACATGGGCAAGGTTAATGGTGTTCTTCTGGCTTACAACACAAACATCGATGCCATCAATTACCTTGAGAGGCGCGACCTTGAGGAGAGAATCGAGAGGGCTGGGATGGAGGAGGTTCTCCGCTACTCCGAGGAATTACCAGAGAGAATCACGAGCGTTCCCCAGCTCCTAGGCTCAATCCTCTGGAGCATCAGGAGGGGCAAAGCCGCTGAGCTGTTCGTCGAGAGCTGTACCGTTCGCTTCTACATGAGGCAATGGGGCTGGGACGAACTGAGAATGGGCGGTCAGGTCGGCATAATGGCAAACCTCCTTGGTGGAGTCTACGGCGTTCCGGTAATAGCGCACGTCCCCCAGCTTTCCCACCTTCAGGCGGGCCTCTTCAAGGACGGCCCGATTTATGTGCCGAAGGTCGAAAACGATGAACTCAGGCTTGTCCACCCGAGGGACTTCGGTGGCGACGAGGAGAGTTGCATACACTACATCTACGAGTTTCCCAGAGGCTTCAGGGTCTTTAACTTCGAAGCCCCTCGCGAAAACCGCTTCATAGGTGCCGCCGACGACTACAACACGAACCTATACATAAGGCCCGAGTTCAGGGAGCGCTTTGACGAGATTGTCGAAAAGGCCGAACTTGCGATAATAAGCGGACTTCAGGCCCTGACCAAGGACAACTACCGCAAGCCCTTTGAGACGGTAAGGGAGCACCTGAAGGTTCTCAACGAGAGGGGAATTCCCGCTCACCTCGAGTTCGCCTTTACGCCGGACGAGACCGTTAGGAAGGCAATACTCGACCTGCTTCCCGCTTTCTGGAGCGTCGGCCTCAACGAGGTCGAGCTGGCCTCGATAATGGAAGTGATGGGCGAGAAGAGGCTTGCCGAAAAGCTCCTCGCGAGCGACCCCGTTGACCCGATAGCCGTCACCGAGGCGATGCTCAAGCTCGCAGAAAAGACCGGCGTTAAGAGGATTCACTTCCACACTTACGGTTATTACCTCGCGCTGACCGATTACAGGGGCGAGTTCGTCAGGGATGCTCTCCTCTTCGCGGCTTTAGCGGCTGCGGCAAAGGCGAAGCTCGGCGACGTCCCTTCCATAGGCGAGGTCGTCAGAGCCATGGACGTGCCCGTGAACGAGAGAGCAAAGCCCGTTGAGGAAGCCCTCGCCAGAGAGTATGGAATGAGAAACGGCATAGCTGAGGTCAACGGCTACCAGCTGGCCTTCATACCGACCAAGATAGTGGCCAAGCCGAAGTCAACCGTTGGCATAGGCGACACCATATCGAGCTCAGCCTTCATCGGTGAGTTCGCACTGCGTTCTTAG
- a CDS encoding FAD-dependent oxidoreductase, with amino-acid sequence MRGMKFSFLCRSKPERTGKRVAIIGAGPAGLTAAGYLVCKGHDVDIYDKMPEPGGLMLFVIPEFRIPVERVRLGAKELEEEFEVTYYPRTKVMEGGREDEGDEFYERIVKLSELKEKYDAVLIATGIWNVRRIGIPGDDLEGILSPLELLFWIKGHELGYVPKEKVPDLEGKRVGIIGAGLTAVDVAFECNRLGAEVEMFYRRTIREAPAGAYEINILRNRGVKWFELVTPKRVIGENGRVKAIELLRTRLGEPDETGRRRPIPIPGSEFQVELDYLVFAIGMAPTPPVNGSYLATDRRGRIVVDSRHMTSVEGIFAAGDVVNGPTKVGRAIKDGLYAAVSIDRWLRGEL; translated from the coding sequence ATGAGGGGCATGAAGTTTTCGTTTCTCTGCAGGAGCAAACCAGAAAGAACAGGTAAAAGGGTCGCGATTATCGGTGCTGGGCCGGCGGGACTTACAGCGGCTGGCTACCTCGTCTGCAAGGGCCATGACGTCGATATCTACGATAAAATGCCGGAACCCGGCGGGTTGATGCTCTTCGTCATCCCCGAGTTTAGAATCCCGGTTGAGAGGGTCCGCCTCGGCGCGAAGGAGCTGGAGGAGGAGTTCGAGGTAACCTACTACCCGAGGACGAAGGTCATGGAAGGGGGGAGGGAAGACGAGGGCGACGAGTTCTACGAGAGAATTGTAAAGCTCAGCGAGCTGAAGGAAAAGTACGACGCCGTGCTGATAGCAACGGGGATATGGAACGTGAGGAGGATTGGGATTCCTGGAGACGACCTCGAGGGTATACTCTCACCTCTCGAGCTCCTCTTCTGGATAAAGGGCCACGAGCTCGGCTACGTGCCCAAGGAGAAGGTTCCCGACTTAGAGGGCAAGAGGGTCGGCATAATCGGGGCGGGACTGACCGCGGTTGACGTTGCCTTCGAGTGCAACCGCCTCGGTGCAGAGGTCGAGATGTTCTACCGCAGGACGATAAGAGAAGCCCCAGCTGGAGCCTACGAGATAAACATCCTCAGGAACAGGGGGGTCAAGTGGTTCGAGCTCGTAACGCCGAAGCGCGTTATAGGCGAGAACGGGCGCGTCAAGGCCATCGAGCTTCTCAGAACTCGCCTCGGCGAGCCCGATGAAACCGGAAGGCGGAGGCCAATCCCGATTCCCGGCTCAGAGTTCCAGGTCGAGCTCGACTACCTCGTCTTCGCAATAGGCATGGCTCCAACACCGCCCGTTAACGGTTCCTACCTGGCGACGGACAGGAGGGGAAGGATAGTCGTCGATTCCAGGCACATGACGAGCGTTGAGGGAATCTTCGCGGCTGGCGATGTCGTCAACGGCCCAACCAAAGTGGGCAGGGCCATAAAGGACGGCCTCTACGCGGCGGTCTCAATTGACAGGTGGCTCAGGGGTGAGCTCTGA
- a CDS encoding FecCD family ABC transporter permease, protein MDYKAYRRRKLILCIALFLSLLAVSLFSLSSGPYHVPLREVLAVLLGGGGKDDRLVLLGIRLPRIVAGILVGASMGVAGAVLQGYLRNPLATPFTMGVSHGAMFGASLAIILGAGYSLNSGQVFLNNPYAVVLFAFLGAISATLVILALARLRGLSPEAIVLAGVAMSSLYSALTTLVQYFANELQLAAMVYWSFGNLARATWRENAIMAVAFALIFAYFLIKRWDLNASTLGDEIAKSVGVNIERERLIGTLLSAFITSVTVAFVGVIGFVGLIAPHSMRLIAGGDYRSLIPLSALAGALLLVSADTVARLIVSPMTLPVGVITSFLGAPAFIYLLVRMEGRR, encoded by the coding sequence ATGGACTACAAAGCGTACAGGAGAAGGAAACTCATCCTGTGCATTGCCCTCTTCCTTTCCCTGTTAGCTGTTTCTTTATTCTCGCTCTCAAGCGGGCCCTACCACGTCCCCCTCAGGGAAGTCCTCGCCGTTCTCCTCGGCGGGGGAGGCAAAGACGACCGCCTCGTGCTCCTCGGGATAAGGCTTCCAAGAATAGTCGCTGGAATCCTCGTAGGGGCTTCAATGGGAGTCGCTGGGGCAGTTCTACAGGGCTACCTCAGGAACCCGCTGGCAACGCCCTTCACGATGGGCGTCTCGCACGGGGCGATGTTCGGGGCTTCCCTCGCCATAATCCTCGGCGCTGGCTACTCGCTCAACTCGGGGCAGGTCTTCCTCAACAACCCTTACGCGGTAGTCCTCTTCGCGTTCCTCGGGGCGATAAGCGCAACCCTCGTGATTCTCGCTCTCGCGAGGCTCCGCGGTCTGAGCCCTGAGGCGATAGTTTTAGCAGGAGTCGCGATGAGCTCCCTCTACTCAGCTTTAACCACCCTCGTTCAGTACTTCGCCAACGAGCTTCAACTTGCTGCGATGGTCTACTGGAGCTTCGGAAACCTCGCGAGGGCAACGTGGCGGGAAAACGCGATAATGGCGGTTGCGTTCGCTCTCATTTTCGCATACTTCCTCATCAAGCGGTGGGACTTGAACGCCTCGACCCTTGGAGATGAGATAGCCAAGAGCGTTGGGGTCAACATCGAGAGGGAAAGACTAATCGGAACCCTGCTCTCAGCCTTCATAACCTCCGTAACGGTGGCCTTCGTGGGGGTAATAGGCTTCGTTGGCCTAATCGCCCCCCACTCGATGCGCCTCATCGCTGGCGGTGATTACCGCTCGCTGATTCCCCTCTCGGCGTTAGCGGGAGCACTGCTCCTCGTTTCAGCCGATACAGTTGCGAGGCTAATCGTTTCACCTATGACACTCCCCGTTGGCGTCATAACTTCCTTCCTCGGCGCGCCTGCGTTCATATACCTCCTCGTGAGGATGGAGGGGCGGAGATGA
- a CDS encoding iron ABC transporter substrate-binding protein has protein sequence MRKALALLVILLVLSTAGCIGTSTSSSSKASVSSPTSSSAGYITITDTLGRTVKVPANVSRIVAVGPGALRILVYLNATDKVVGIEELEKRYPYGRPYVLAHLELLNLPVIGPGGPGKLPDMEALVKVHPQVIFWVFASKETADEVQEKTGIPVVVLSYGTLENFTDETFFKSLLLAGKILGREERAREIIKFIREQQAYLENLTKGLESPKVYLGGIGYKGAHGITSTSVYYTPFTVLHLDNIASKLTSTNRHGWIQVDKEWLLKEDPDYIFIDEGGLKIILDDYRSNPDFYNSLKAVREGNLYGVLPYNFYNTNIGIAIADTYYIGKVIYPERFKNVNPAEKADEIFTFLVGKPVYRELAKEFGGFGKINLASGNVTYGLPTNP, from the coding sequence ATGAGGAAGGCCCTCGCGCTCCTCGTAATCCTGCTGGTTCTTTCAACCGCCGGGTGCATTGGCACATCAACCTCAAGCTCCTCAAAAGCCAGTGTATCTTCTCCAACGAGCTCAAGCGCGGGTTACATCACGATTACAGACACCCTCGGAAGAACAGTAAAGGTTCCTGCAAACGTGAGCCGTATCGTAGCCGTTGGGCCTGGAGCCTTGAGGATACTCGTCTACCTCAACGCGACCGATAAGGTGGTTGGAATCGAGGAGCTGGAGAAGCGCTACCCCTACGGGAGGCCCTACGTCTTAGCTCACCTCGAGCTTCTCAACTTACCGGTAATCGGCCCGGGCGGCCCCGGAAAGCTCCCCGATATGGAGGCACTCGTTAAGGTTCACCCCCAGGTGATATTCTGGGTCTTTGCGAGCAAGGAAACGGCCGATGAAGTCCAGGAGAAGACGGGAATCCCGGTCGTGGTCCTCAGCTACGGCACGCTGGAGAACTTCACGGACGAGACCTTCTTCAAGTCGCTCCTCTTAGCTGGAAAAATCCTCGGGAGGGAGGAGAGGGCCAGGGAGATAATAAAGTTCATCAGGGAACAGCAGGCCTACCTTGAGAACCTCACGAAGGGCCTTGAAAGTCCCAAGGTCTACCTCGGAGGAATAGGCTACAAGGGCGCCCACGGGATAACGAGCACCTCAGTTTACTACACCCCCTTCACAGTCCTGCACCTCGACAACATCGCCTCGAAACTGACGAGCACGAACAGGCACGGCTGGATTCAGGTGGATAAAGAGTGGCTCCTGAAGGAAGACCCCGACTACATCTTCATCGACGAGGGTGGTCTGAAGATAATCCTCGACGACTACAGGAGCAACCCCGACTTCTACAACTCTCTCAAGGCCGTCAGGGAAGGCAACCTCTACGGCGTCTTACCATACAACTTCTACAACACCAACATCGGGATAGCGATTGCGGACACATACTACATCGGAAAGGTTATCTACCCCGAGCGCTTCAAGAACGTTAACCCCGCCGAGAAAGCGGACGAAATATTCACCTTCCTCGTCGGGAAGCCCGTTTACAGGGAGCTCGCCAAGGAGTTCGGCGGGTTCGGGAAGATAAATCTCGCCAGCGGGAACGTTACCTACGGCCTGCCGACGAACCCGTGA
- a CDS encoding ATP-binding protein has translation MREPLKGREDERRKKLFQIAEELRERTKKQAPEEGFRVVITGKGGVGKTTMTALLARLLARDGYRVLAVDEDPQMNLAHALGVPKEVRDKIVPLNKNLDYIEEKTGARPGTNWGLYFSLTPDVRDVVDRFGVVGPDGVMLLVMGSVVQAAAGCLCPENALLDAVVKYINLRKGEIILMDTQAGLEHFGRALAKGFKQAVVLTEPTYNSVQVAVDAARLARELGIKYVHLVINKVKKESQIEKVERILDELGFNDFMTKTIIPYDELVEEYDPEVEAILGNPESPTYRKALELKEILLRYAE, from the coding sequence ATGAGAGAGCCTCTCAAAGGTAGAGAAGACGAAAGGCGGAAGAAGCTATTTCAAATAGCCGAGGAGTTACGAGAACGAACCAAAAAGCAGGCCCCCGAGGAGGGATTCAGGGTCGTAATAACGGGTAAGGGCGGCGTCGGCAAGACCACGATGACAGCGCTCCTTGCGAGGTTGCTTGCGCGCGACGGCTACCGCGTTTTAGCCGTTGATGAGGATCCCCAGATGAACCTCGCACATGCCCTCGGCGTTCCCAAGGAGGTTAGGGATAAAATCGTGCCCCTCAACAAGAACCTTGATTATATCGAGGAAAAGACTGGCGCAAGGCCCGGGACAAACTGGGGGCTGTACTTCTCGCTGACCCCAGATGTAAGGGACGTGGTTGACAGGTTCGGTGTCGTGGGTCCCGATGGCGTTATGCTCCTCGTCATGGGAAGCGTGGTTCAGGCAGCCGCCGGCTGTCTCTGTCCGGAAAATGCACTCCTCGATGCCGTTGTCAAGTATATAAACCTCAGGAAGGGAGAGATAATCCTCATGGACACTCAAGCGGGCCTTGAGCACTTCGGAAGGGCCCTAGCGAAGGGCTTCAAACAGGCCGTCGTCCTCACCGAGCCGACTTACAATTCGGTCCAGGTGGCGGTTGACGCCGCAAGGCTCGCGAGGGAGCTCGGCATCAAGTACGTCCACCTCGTGATAAACAAGGTGAAGAAGGAGAGCCAGATTGAGAAAGTCGAGAGAATACTAGACGAGCTTGGCTTTAACGACTTCATGACCAAGACGATAATCCCCTACGATGAGCTCGTGGAGGAATACGACCCCGAAGTCGAGGCCATACTTGGAAACCCCGAGTCTCCAACCTATAGAAAAGCCCTAGAGCTGAAGGAGATTCTTCTGAGGTACGCCGAGTGA
- the cooS gene encoding anaerobic carbon-monoxide dehydrogenase catalytic subunit, protein MKKYKEVSIDPTTQKMYERAQELGIETVWERLEKQQPQCGYGLLGICCRNCMMGPCRINPFGGEPKRGVCGADADTIVARNLLRMIAAGAAAHSDHGRHVALTLLVAAEMAEKFKKEGKPVLELDNMASNTLPYQVRDPEKLKAVAKRLGIETEGKSIRELAKEVAEVALNDFGKQDEEPLAFLKAYLNPKTYEIFEKAAEKAGMPWFENGILPRSIDREIVESLHRTHIGTDHDPVSILLHGLKTALGDAWGGSLIATELQDVLFGTPKVIKAEANLGVLKEDYVNIVVHGHEPVLSEKIVEAAQDPELIELAQKLGAKGINVVGMCCTGLEVLMRHGIPIAGNFLQQEMAIVTGAVEAMVVDVQCIMPATVDVARCFHTKIIDTSPIATFPGAIHIKFDERRADEIAKEIVRTAVENFPNRSKQRVEIPKEKMSGYVGFSVEAILEHFGGTLKPIEEAIVEGKIKGVAGLVGCNNPKVKQDHNHIKIANELMKRDVLLVGTGCWATAAMKYGIFLPEYADTENVGPGLREFAKEWGIPPALNMGSCVDCTRILVLADLVARDLNVPISALPVVGSAPEAMTEKAVSIGTYFVASGITTHLGVVPPVLGGPKVVKILTQDLYDIVGAAFIVEPDPYKAAKLMYEHIMKKRKELGI, encoded by the coding sequence ATGAAGAAGTATAAGGAGGTATCTATAGACCCGACCACCCAGAAGATGTATGAACGCGCCCAGGAGCTGGGCATTGAGACAGTTTGGGAGAGGCTCGAAAAGCAGCAGCCCCAGTGCGGTTACGGCCTCCTAGGAATCTGCTGTAGGAACTGTATGATGGGACCGTGCAGGATCAACCCCTTCGGCGGAGAGCCGAAGAGGGGCGTCTGCGGTGCCGACGCTGACACCATAGTTGCTAGGAACCTCCTCAGGATGATAGCGGCCGGTGCCGCCGCACACAGCGACCACGGAAGGCACGTTGCTCTAACACTCCTCGTCGCGGCCGAGATGGCCGAAAAGTTCAAGAAGGAAGGAAAGCCCGTCCTCGAGCTCGACAACATGGCCTCAAATACACTGCCCTACCAGGTCAGGGACCCGGAGAAGCTCAAGGCCGTTGCTAAGAGGCTCGGCATAGAAACCGAGGGGAAGAGCATCCGCGAGCTCGCCAAGGAGGTTGCTGAAGTTGCCCTCAACGACTTTGGAAAGCAGGACGAGGAGCCCCTGGCCTTCCTCAAGGCCTACCTCAACCCGAAGACCTACGAGATATTTGAAAAGGCTGCCGAAAAGGCCGGCATGCCCTGGTTTGAGAACGGAATACTCCCGAGGAGCATAGACAGGGAGATAGTCGAGAGCCTCCACAGAACCCACATAGGAACCGACCACGACCCGGTGAGCATACTCCTCCACGGCCTCAAGACTGCCCTTGGCGACGCCTGGGGTGGCTCGCTCATAGCCACTGAGCTCCAGGATGTGCTCTTTGGAACTCCAAAGGTCATAAAGGCCGAGGCCAACCTCGGCGTCCTCAAGGAGGACTACGTCAACATAGTCGTTCACGGTCACGAGCCGGTTCTCTCGGAGAAAATCGTCGAGGCGGCCCAGGATCCCGAGCTGATAGAGCTCGCCCAGAAGCTCGGTGCCAAGGGCATAAACGTCGTCGGAATGTGCTGTACTGGCCTTGAAGTTCTCATGAGGCACGGAATACCGATAGCGGGCAACTTCCTCCAGCAGGAGATGGCAATCGTTACGGGCGCCGTCGAGGCCATGGTCGTTGACGTCCAGTGTATAATGCCCGCAACTGTCGACGTTGCCAGGTGCTTCCACACCAAGATAATAGACACCAGCCCGATAGCCACCTTCCCAGGTGCAATTCACATCAAGTTCGACGAGAGGAGGGCGGACGAGATAGCGAAGGAAATCGTCAGGACTGCAGTCGAGAACTTCCCGAACAGGTCGAAGCAGAGGGTGGAGATACCCAAGGAGAAGATGTCCGGCTACGTCGGCTTCAGCGTCGAGGCAATACTCGAGCACTTCGGTGGTACACTCAAGCCCATTGAAGAGGCCATCGTCGAGGGCAAGATAAAGGGTGTAGCCGGATTGGTCGGCTGTAACAACCCGAAGGTGAAGCAGGACCACAACCACATCAAGATAGCGAACGAGCTCATGAAGAGGGACGTGCTCCTCGTGGGAACCGGCTGCTGGGCGACCGCGGCTATGAAGTACGGCATATTCCTGCCCGAGTACGCGGACACCGAGAACGTCGGTCCCGGCCTGAGGGAGTTCGCCAAGGAGTGGGGCATTCCACCGGCTCTCAACATGGGCTCGTGCGTTGACTGTACGAGGATACTTGTCCTGGCAGACCTGGTGGCGAGGGACCTCAACGTGCCGATCTCGGCTTTGCCCGTTGTCGGCTCCGCCCCGGAGGCAATGACCGAGAAGGCTGTCTCGATAGGAACCTACTTCGTCGCCAGCGGAATAACAACGCACCTCGGTGTCGTTCCGCCCGTTCTCGGCGGGCCGAAGGTCGTGAAGATTCTCACCCAGGACCTCTACGACATCGTTGGAGCGGCCTTCATTGTCGAACCCGACCCGTACAAGGCGGCAAAGCTGATGTACGAGCACATCATGAAGAAGAGGAAGGAGCTCGGCATCTGA
- a CDS encoding ABC transporter ATP-binding protein encodes MIETRNLRFSYGEREVLRGISLEVGEGEFVAILGPNGAGKSTLLKCLAGILRCEGVFLKDRSVRDYSPKELSRVLAYVPQRVEPGFLTVFDTVLLGRRPYMGLTPSEKDLEVVEEALKRLGIEELALKRTNEISGGELQKVSIARALAQEPEILLMDEPTNNLDLKSQLEVMRLARELAKGGKTVIMVMHDVNLALRFARRFVFMKDGRKIADGGLEVLSEKLFEEVYGVRVEIGEIRGVPVIVPL; translated from the coding sequence ATGATTGAGACGAGAAACTTAAGATTCTCCTACGGCGAGCGCGAAGTCCTGAGGGGAATAAGCCTGGAAGTCGGGGAGGGGGAGTTCGTGGCAATCCTCGGCCCGAACGGGGCCGGAAAGAGCACACTGCTCAAATGTCTCGCCGGAATCCTGCGTTGCGAGGGAGTCTTCCTCAAGGATAGGTCCGTTCGGGACTATTCGCCGAAGGAGCTTTCGAGGGTTTTAGCTTACGTCCCCCAGAGGGTCGAGCCAGGGTTTTTGACGGTCTTCGACACCGTTCTCCTCGGCAGGAGGCCCTACATGGGGCTGACGCCGTCGGAGAAGGATTTAGAGGTCGTCGAAGAAGCCCTGAAGAGGCTCGGTATTGAGGAGTTGGCCCTCAAGAGGACGAACGAGATAAGCGGTGGTGAGCTCCAGAAGGTCAGCATAGCGAGGGCTTTGGCTCAGGAACCGGAAATCCTTCTGATGGACGAGCCTACCAACAACCTCGACCTCAAAAGCCAGCTTGAGGTCATGAGGCTCGCGAGGGAACTGGCGAAGGGGGGGAAGACCGTTATAATGGTCATGCACGACGTGAACCTGGCCCTTCGCTTTGCGAGGAGGTTCGTCTTCATGAAGGACGGGAGAAAAATAGCAGACGGAGGCCTTGAGGTTCTGAGTGAGAAGCTTTTTGAGGAAGTTTACGGCGTTAGGGTGGAGATAGGAGAAATAAGAGGAGTCCCTGTGATAGTCCCCCTGTAG
- a CDS encoding 4Fe-4S dicluster domain-containing protein, with protein sequence MFKHIRELLGRKKEAPDSSTETPEASGKGGTLKAEACIGCGLCAQVCPHNAIFVMDNDKRVISFHPELCGECNYECNSICPTNAIEGRPERLDLEFEYAHCQVCGKKLDYTVKTAEFLYHKLERFYDHPEIVFMCDRCKHDRVKEFPSEYLKFFGGVLK encoded by the coding sequence ATGTTCAAGCACATCAGAGAGTTATTGGGTAGGAAAAAGGAGGCTCCAGACTCCTCAACTGAGACTCCAGAAGCATCTGGAAAGGGGGGAACCCTCAAAGCCGAGGCCTGTATCGGCTGTGGACTCTGTGCCCAGGTGTGTCCCCATAACGCGATATTCGTCATGGACAATGATAAAAGGGTCATCTCGTTCCATCCCGAGCTCTGTGGGGAGTGCAACTACGAGTGCAACAGCATATGCCCCACCAACGCGATTGAGGGAAGGCCAGAAAGGCTCGACCTGGAGTTTGAGTACGCCCACTGTCAGGTCTGCGGTAAGAAGCTCGACTACACCGTCAAAACCGCCGAGTTCCTGTATCACAAGCTGGAGCGCTTCTACGACCACCCGGAGATAGTGTTCATGTGCGACAGGTGCAAGCACGACCGCGTCAAGGAGTTCCCGAGCGAGTACCTGAAGTTCTTCGGGGGGGTGCTCAAATGA
- a CDS encoding hydrogenase maturation protease — MEAVSLRDVIGKARRVVLWGIGNEKKGDYGFGAYLAEALMIAVRNPNFLPLNCREVPESQAGVTVRFAPELLIVAVPLEIGAEPGKLVVAEPQEALKDVPEEFRPQLEVTLRHVSELLPRTRIVVLGCQPGNEKEVTEAVKRCVRTLSIAFHDIFD; from the coding sequence ATGGAAGCCGTTAGCCTTAGAGACGTGATCGGGAAGGCGAGGAGAGTCGTCCTGTGGGGGATAGGGAACGAGAAGAAAGGCGACTATGGCTTCGGTGCCTACCTCGCTGAGGCCCTGATGATAGCGGTCAGGAACCCGAACTTCCTGCCCCTCAACTGCAGGGAGGTTCCCGAGAGCCAGGCAGGGGTCACCGTTCGCTTTGCCCCGGAGCTTTTGATAGTGGCGGTACCCCTTGAGATTGGAGCGGAGCCTGGAAAGCTCGTCGTTGCCGAGCCTCAGGAGGCCCTCAAAGACGTTCCAGAAGAGTTCAGGCCCCAGCTTGAGGTCACGCTCAGGCACGTGAGCGAGCTCCTTCCGAGGACGAGAATAGTCGTTCTCGGCTGTCAGCCCGGAAACGAGAAGGAAGTAACGGAGGCCGTGAAGCGGTGTGTTAGAACCCTTTCAATCGCATTTCACGACATCTTCGACTGA
- a CDS encoding 4Fe-4S dicluster domain-containing protein, with product MIPMPPDSKPTIFINPAKCIGCRHCEIACAVEHSKSKNLFSAIFEDPLPQPRIHILPMGAYNVPMNCRHCENAPCMEVCPTGAIFKDEDGAVLVDTSKCIGCKMCAIVCPFGIPEFDTLNGVMFKCDMCPDRRAEGRPPACVEACKTGALMFGTIDEVVSQVRKETAEKIIKLKEGEYKEEYNGWELFRSFQAEVIRINEGESK from the coding sequence GTGATTCCCATGCCTCCAGATTCAAAGCCTACCATTTTCATAAACCCAGCGAAGTGCATAGGCTGTCGGCACTGTGAGATAGCGTGTGCAGTGGAGCACTCAAAGAGCAAGAACCTTTTCTCGGCGATATTCGAGGACCCACTGCCCCAGCCCAGGATACACATCCTCCCGATGGGCGCCTACAACGTCCCCATGAACTGCCGCCACTGTGAAAACGCACCCTGTATGGAAGTCTGCCCGACGGGAGCCATCTTCAAGGACGAAGACGGCGCGGTTTTAGTGGACACCTCCAAGTGCATCGGTTGCAAGATGTGTGCAATAGTCTGTCCCTTCGGTATCCCCGAGTTCGACACCCTCAACGGCGTGATGTTCAAGTGCGACATGTGCCCAGACAGGAGGGCCGAAGGAAGGCCGCCCGCCTGTGTTGAGGCCTGTAAGACGGGCGCACTGATGTTCGGAACGATTGACGAGGTGGTCTCGCAGGTCAGGAAGGAGACCGCCGAGAAGATAATCAAGCTGAAGGAAGGCGAATACAAGGAGGAATACAACGGTTGGGAGCTGTTTAGGTCTTTTCAGGCCGAGGTTATTCGGATTAATGAGGGGGAGTCAAAATGA